TCTTCGGCTAGGCAAGGGGATGGAGAAAGCAGAAAAGGGAAGACCTCTGGTGGTAAGGACGGGCCACCCCCAAGGCCAAATCTTGATTGATTCTAGCTTTATTGCATGCAAATTCAATCATTCATTGTGCTCAAACAGTACTGCACGGCCATGGCTCTTTAATATGAGGTATGTGTCCGAAAGAGGGGAAATTTACCTGAGAGCATCCATAATTGGGTATTGAGTTCCTCCATAATAGAGAAGCCGGAAGAAATAGCAATTCTCAAATGATGCAGCATACTCCAGTCTCTTGTTTCGTCCCACAGTCTTCAAAACAAGTTTCAAGATAAAGAGAATCAGTTCAAATCTATATCCATTTTGTTTCCCCATATTAACATTGTACTTACTTGCATGATACTACTGGAACTAGGTAAATCCTGGAGAAAAAGAGCCATGCTCATGAGAAAGAGGCAAAACATTTGTTGCAGACTCTGCTAAAACACTGGATGCAGGTCTGCAGACAAAATGTTAAGCGATGGATTAGGAATGGTAATAACATGCAAGCATTACTCTGAAGAAATTGCTCAGTTTCTTGGGGTCATTTTATACAGGATTTTGgctgatttttgtttgaagaatAGCTTACCTC
This genomic stretch from Eucalyptus grandis isolate ANBG69807.140 chromosome 3, ASM1654582v1, whole genome shotgun sequence harbors:
- the LOC108953938 gene encoding uncharacterized protein LOC108953938 isoform X6 — encoded protein: MFCLFLMSMALFLQDLPSSSSIMQTVGRNKRLEYAASFENCYFFRLLYYGGTQYPIMDALRMSYPYPSNCTNESISHLGRRSISCFQHSMEDQVVMKSTMPSLGNREIKSRTHPEYAVS